A window from Citrus sinensis cultivar Valencia sweet orange chromosome 5, DVS_A1.0, whole genome shotgun sequence encodes these proteins:
- the LOC102609456 gene encoding probable aldo-keto reductase 1 isoform X5, translating into MAEEKHQVPRVKLGTQGLEVSKLGYGCMNLSGGYSSPVSEEDGISMIKHAFSKGITFFDTADVYGQNANEVLLGKALKQLPREKIQVATKFGIAGIGVAGVIVKGAPDYVRSCCEASLKRLDVDYIDLYYQHRVDTSVPIEETIGEMKKLVEEGKIKYIGLSEASPGTIRRAHAVHPITAVQMEWSLWTRDIEEEIIPLCRELGIGIVPYSPLGRGFFGGKAVVENVPADSFLHFLPRFKGENLDRNKSIYFRIGNLAKKYNCTSAQLALAWVLGQGDDVVPIPGTTKIKNLDDNIDSLRIKLTKEDLKEISDAVPIEEVAGDRDPEGFDKASWKFANTPPKDCKV; encoded by the exons ATGGCAGAAGAGAAACACCAAGTTCCAAGAGTGAAATTGGGTACCCAAGGCCTTGAG GTTTCAAAATTGGGTTATGGATGCATGAACCTGAGTGGAGGTTATAGCTCTCCAGTCTCAGAAGAGGATGGTATATCAATGATAAAGCATGCTTTCAGTAAAGGAATCACTTTCTTTGATACTGCTGATGTGTACGGACAAAATGCTAATGAAGTTCTTCTTGGAAAG GCCTTGAAGCAGTTGCCTAGAGAAAAGATACAAGTAGCAACAAAGTTTGGGATTGCAGGAATAGGAGTTGCTGGTGTGATCGTGAAGGGTGCCCCTGATTATGTGCGCTCGTGTTGTGAAGCTAGCTTGAAGCGCCTTGATGTGGATTACATTGATCTATATTATCAACATAGAGTGGACACATCAGTCCCCATAGAGGAAACC ATTGGCGAAATGAAGAAGCTGGTGGAAGAGGGTAAAATCAAGTACATTGGATTATCTGAGGCCAGCCCAGGCACAATTAGGAGAGCACATGCTGTTCATCCCATCACAGCTGTACAAATGGAATGGTCCCTCTGGACTCGTGATATTGAGGAAGAGATAATACCCCTCTGCAG GGAACTCGGCATTGGAATAGTTCCATACAGTCCTCTTGGTCGTGGATTTTTCGGTGGCAAAGCTGTTGTGGAGAATGTACCTGCAGATAGCTTTTTG CATTTTCTTCCTAGGTTCAAAGGAGAGAACCTGGACAGGAACAAGAGTATTTATTTTCGCATAGGGAACCTTGCCAAAAAGTACAATTGCACTTCTGCTCAACTAGCCCTAGCATGGGTTCTCGGACAGGGGGATGATGTCGTACCTATTCCCG GGACAACTAAGATTAAAAACCTTGATGACAATATTGACTCCTTGAGGATTAAACTTACTAAAGAGGATCTGAAAGAAATTTCTGACGCTGTGCCCATAGAAGAGGTAGCAGGAGACAGAGACCCGGAAGGCTTTGATAAAGCATCGTGGAAGTTTGCAAACACACCTCCAAAAGACTGCAAGGTTTGA
- the LOC102609456 gene encoding probable aldo-keto reductase 1 isoform X6, which yields MAEEKHQVPRVKLGTQGLEVSKLGYGCMNLSGGYSSPVSEEDGISMIKHAFSKGITFFDTADVYGQNANEVLLGKALKQLPREKIQVATKFGIAGIGVAGVIVKGAPDYVRSCCEASLKRLDVDYIDLYYQHRVDTSVPIEETIGEMKKLVEEGKIKYIGLSEASPGTIRRAHAVHPITAVQMEWSLWTRDIEEEIIPLCRELGIGIVPYSPLGRGFFGGKAVVENVPADSFLHFLPRFKGENLDRNKSIYFRIGNLAKKYNCTSAQLALAWVLGQGDDVVPIPGTTKMKNLDDNIDSLRIKLTKEDLKEISDAVPIEEVAGNRDPEGFDKASWKFANTPPKDCKV from the exons ATGGCAGAAGAGAAACACCAAGTTCCAAGAGTGAAATTGGGTACCCAAGGCCTTGAG GTTTCAAAATTGGGTTATGGATGCATGAACCTGAGTGGAGGTTATAGCTCTCCAGTCTCAGAAGAGGATGGTATATCAATGATAAAGCATGCTTTCAGTAAAGGAATCACTTTCTTTGATACTGCTGATGTGTACGGACAAAATGCTAATGAAGTTCTTCTTGGAAAG GCCTTGAAGCAGTTGCCTAGAGAAAAGATACAAGTAGCAACAAAGTTTGGGATTGCAGGAATAGGAGTTGCTGGTGTGATCGTGAAGGGTGCCCCTGATTATGTGCGCTCGTGTTGTGAAGCTAGCTTGAAGCGCCTTGATGTGGATTACATTGATCTATATTATCAACATAGAGTGGACACATCAGTCCCCATAGAGGAAACC ATTGGCGAAATGAAGAAGCTGGTGGAAGAGGGTAAAATCAAGTACATTGGATTATCTGAGGCCAGCCCAGGCACAATTAGGAGAGCACATGCTGTTCATCCCATCACAGCTGTACAAATGGAATGGTCCCTCTGGACTCGTGATATTGAGGAAGAGATAATACCCCTCTGCAG GGAACTCGGCATTGGAATAGTTCCATACAGTCCTCTTGGTCGTGGATTTTTCGGTGGCAAAGCTGTTGTGGAGAATGTACCTGCAGATAGCTTTTTG CATTTTCTTCCTAGGTTCAAAGGAGAGAACCTGGACAGGAACAAGAGTATTTATTTTCGCATAGGGAACCTTGCCAAAAAGTACAATTGCACTTCTGCTCAACTAGCCCTAGCATGGGTTCTCGGACAGGGGGATGATGTCGTACCTATTCCCG GGACAACTAAGATGAAAAACCTTGATGACAATATTGACTCCTTGAGGATTAAACTTACAAAAGAGGATCTGAAAGAAATTTCTGACGCTGTGCCCATAGAAGAGGTAGCAGGAAACAGAGACCCGGAAGGCTTTGATAAAGCATCGTGGAAGTTTGCAAACACAC CTCCAAAAGACTGCAAGGTTTGA
- the LOC102609456 gene encoding probable aldo-keto reductase 1 isoform X15: MAEEKHQVPRVKLGTQGLEVSKLGYGCMNLSGGYSSPVSEEDGISMIKHAFSKGITFFDTADVYGQNANEVLLGKALKQLPREKIQVATKFGIAGIGVAGVIVKGAPDYVRSCCEASLKRLDVDYIDLYYQHRVDTSVPIEETIGEMKKLVEEGKIKYIGLSEASPGTIRRAHAVHPITAVQMEWSLWTRDIEEEIIPLCRELGIGIVPYSPLGRGFFGGKAVVENVPADSFLVQRREPGQEQEYLFSHREPCQKVQLHFCSTSPSMGSWTGG; the protein is encoded by the exons ATGGCAGAAGAGAAACACCAAGTTCCAAGAGTGAAATTGGGTACCCAAGGCCTTGAG GTTTCAAAATTGGGTTATGGATGCATGAACCTGAGTGGAGGTTATAGCTCTCCAGTCTCAGAAGAGGATGGTATATCAATGATAAAGCATGCTTTCAGTAAAGGAATCACTTTCTTTGATACTGCTGATGTGTACGGACAAAATGCTAATGAAGTTCTTCTTGGAAAG GCCTTGAAGCAGTTGCCTAGAGAAAAGATACAAGTAGCAACAAAGTTTGGGATTGCAGGAATAGGAGTTGCTGGTGTGATCGTGAAGGGTGCCCCTGATTATGTGCGCTCGTGTTGTGAAGCTAGCTTGAAGCGCCTTGATGTGGATTACATTGATCTATATTATCAACATAGAGTGGACACATCAGTCCCCATAGAGGAAACC ATTGGCGAAATGAAGAAGCTGGTGGAAGAGGGTAAAATCAAGTACATTGGATTATCTGAGGCCAGCCCAGGCACAATTAGGAGAGCACATGCTGTTCATCCCATCACAGCTGTACAAATGGAATGGTCCCTCTGGACTCGTGATATTGAGGAAGAGATAATACCCCTCTGCAG GGAACTCGGCATTGGAATAGTTCCATACAGTCCTCTTGGTCGTGGATTTTTCGGTGGCAAAGCTGTTGTGGAGAATGTACCTGCAGATAGCTTTTTG GTTCAAAGGAGAGAACCTGGACAGGAACAAGAGTATTTATTTTCGCATAGAGAACCTTGCCAAAAAGTACAATTGCACTTCTGCTCAACTAGCCCTAGCATGGGTTCTTGGACAGGGGGATGA
- the LOC102609456 gene encoding probable aldo-keto reductase 1 isoform X3 — protein MAEEKHQVPRVKLGTQGLEVSKLGYGCMNLSGGYSSPVSEEDGISMIKHAFSKGITFFDTADVYGQNANEVLLGKALKQLPREKIQVATKFGIAGIGVAGVIVKGAPDYVRSCCEASLKRLDVDYIDLYYQHRVDTSVPIEETIGEMKKLVEEGKIKYIGLSEASPGTIRRAHAVHPITAVQMEWSLWTRDIEEEIIPLCRELGIGIVPYSPLGRGFFGGKAVVENVPADSFLHFLPRFKGENLDRNKSIYFRIENLAKKYNCTSAQLALAWVLGQGDDVVPIPGTTKIKNLDDNIDSLRIKLTKEDLKEISDAVPIEEVAGDRDPEGFDKASWKFANTPPKDCKV, from the exons ATGGCAGAAGAGAAACACCAAGTTCCAAGAGTGAAATTGGGTACCCAAGGCCTTGAG GTTTCAAAATTGGGTTATGGATGCATGAACCTGAGTGGAGGTTATAGCTCTCCAGTCTCAGAAGAGGATGGTATATCAATGATAAAGCATGCTTTCAGTAAAGGAATCACTTTCTTTGATACTGCTGATGTGTACGGACAAAATGCTAATGAAGTTCTTCTTGGAAAG GCCTTGAAGCAGTTGCCTAGAGAAAAGATACAAGTAGCAACAAAGTTTGGGATTGCAGGAATAGGAGTTGCTGGTGTGATCGTGAAGGGTGCCCCTGATTATGTGCGCTCGTGTTGTGAAGCTAGCTTGAAGCGCCTTGATGTGGATTACATTGATCTATATTATCAACATAGAGTGGACACATCAGTCCCCATAGAGGAAACC ATTGGCGAAATGAAGAAGCTGGTGGAAGAGGGTAAAATCAAGTACATTGGATTATCTGAGGCCAGCCCAGGCACAATTAGGAGAGCACATGCTGTTCATCCCATCACAGCTGTACAAATGGAATGGTCCCTCTGGACTCGTGATATTGAGGAAGAGATAATACCCCTCTGCAG GGAACTCGGCATTGGAATAGTTCCATACAGTCCTCTTGGTCGTGGATTTTTCGGTGGCAAAGCTGTTGTGGAGAATGTACCTGCAGATAGCTTTTTG CATTTTCTTCCTAGGTTCAAAGGAGAGAACCTGGACAGGAACAAGAGTATTTATTTTCGCATAGAGAACCTTGCCAAAAAGTACAATTGCACTTCTGCTCAACTAGCCCTAGCATGGGTTCTTGGACAGGGGGATGATGTCGTACCTATTCCCG GGACAACTAAGATTAAAAACCTTGATGACAATATTGACTCCTTGAGGATTAAACTTACTAAAGAGGATCTGAAAGAAATTTCTGACGCTGTGCCCATAGAAGAGGTAGCAGGAGACAGAGACCCGGAAGGCTTTGATAAAGCATCGTGGAAGTTTGCAAACACACCTCCAAAAGACTGCAAGGTTTGA
- the LOC102609456 gene encoding probable aldo-keto reductase 1 isoform X8 codes for MAEEKLQVPRVKLGTQGLEVSKLGLGCMNLSSGYSSPVSEEDGISMIKHAFSKGITFFDTADVYGQNANETLLGKAFKMLPREKVQIATKFGVVGLRDNGVIVKGTPDYVRSCCEASLKRLDVDYIDLYYQHRVDTSVPIEETIGEMKKLVEEGKIKYIGLSEASPDTIRRAHGVHPITAVQMEWSLWTRDIEEEIIPLCRELGIGIVPYSPLGRGFFGGKAVVESVPADSILHFFPRYKGENLDRNKNIYFRIENLAKKYKCTSAQLALAWVLGQGDDVVPIPGTTKIKNLDDNIDSLRIKLTKEDLKEISDAVPIEEVAGDRDPEGFDKASWTFANTPPKDCKV; via the exons ATGGCAGAAGAGAAACTCCAAGTTCCAAGGGTGAAACTTGGTACCCAAGGCCTCGAG GTTTCAAAGTTGGGGCTGGGATGCATGAACCTGAGTTCTGGTTATAGCTCTCCAGTCTCAGAAGAGGATGGCATCTCCATGATAAAACATGCTTTCAGTAAAGGAATCACTTTCTTTGATACTGCTGATGTGTACGGACAAAATGCTAATGAAACTCTTCTGGGAAAG GCCTTCAAGATGTTGCCCAGAGAAAAGGTACAAATAGCCACAAAGTTTGGGGTTGTAGGACTAAGAGATAATGGCGTGATCGTGAAGGGCACCCCTGATTACGTGCGCTCGTGTTGTGAAGCTAGCTTGAAGCGACTTGATGTGGATTACATTGATTTGTATTATCAACATAGAGTGGACACATCAGTCCCTATCGAAGAAACC ATTGGCGAAATGAAGAAGCTGGTGGAGGAGGGTAAAATCAAGTACATTGGTTTGTCTGAGGCTAGCCCAGACACAATTAGGAGAGCACATGGTGTTCATCCCATCACAGCTGTACAAATGGAATGGTCCCTCTGGACTCGTGATATCGAGGAAGAGATAATACCCCTCTGCAG GGAACTTGGCATTGGAATTGTTCCATACAGCCCTCTTGGTCGTGGGTTTTTCGGTGGCAAAGCTGTTGTGGAAAGTGTACCCGCAGATAGCATTTTG CATTTTTTTCCTCGGTACAAAGGAGAGAACCTGGACAGGAAcaagaatatttattttcgcATAGAGAATCTTGCCAAAAAGTACAAATGCACTTCTGCTCAACTAGCCCTAGCATGGGTTCTTGGACAGGGGGATGATGTCGTACCTATTCCTG GGACAACTAAGATTAAAAACCTTGATGACAATATTGACTCCTTGAGGATTAAACTTACAAAAGAGGATCTGAAAGAAATTTCTGACGCTGTGCCCATAGAAGAGGTAGCAGGAGACAGAGACCCGGAAGGCTTTGATAAAGCATCGTGGACGTTTGCAAACACACCTCCAAAAGACTGCAAGGTTTGA
- the LOC102609456 gene encoding probable aldo-keto reductase 1 isoform X14: protein MAEEKLQVPRVKLGTQGLEVSKLGLGCMNLSGGYSSPVSEEDGISMIKHAFSRGITFFDTADMYGQNANEILLGKAFKMLPREKVQIATKFGVVGLRDNGVIVKGTPDYVRSCCEASLKRLDVDYIDLYYQHRVDTSVPIEETIGEMKKLVEEGKIKYIGLSEASPDTIRRAHAVHPITAVQMEWSLWTRDIEEEIIPLCRELGIGIVPYSPLGHGFFGGKAVVESVPADSFLVQRREPGQEQEYLFSHREPCQKVQLHFCSTSPSMGSWTGG, encoded by the exons ATGGCAGAAGAGAAACTCCAAGTTCCAAGGGTGAAACTTGGTACCCAAGGCCTCGAG GTTTCAAAGTTGGGGCTTGGATGCATGAACCTGAGTGGAGGTTATAGCTCTCCAGTCTCAGAAGAGGATGGCATCTCAATGATAAAACATGCTTTCAGTAGAGGAATCACTTTCTTTGATACTGCTGATATGTACGGACAAAATGCTAATGAAATTCTTCTGGGAAAG GCCTTCAAGATGTTGCCCAGAGAAAAGGTACAAATAGCCACAAAGTTTGGGGTTGTAGGACTAAGAGATAATGGCGTGATCGTGAAGGGCACCCCTGATTACGTGCGCTCGTGTTGTGAAGCTAGCTTGAAGCGACTTGATGTGGATTACATTGATCTATATTATCAACATAGAGTGGACACATCAGTCCCCATAGAGGAAACC ATTGGCGAAATGAAGAAGCTGGTGGAAGAGGGTAAAATCAAGTACATTGGATTATCTGAGGCCAGCCCAGACACAATTAGGAGAGCACATGCTGTTCATCCCATCACAGCTGTACAAATGGAATGGTCCCTCTGGACTCGTGATATTGAGGAAGAGATAATACCCCTCTGCAG GGAACTCGGCATTGGAATAGTTCCATACAGTCCTCTTGGTCATGGATTTTTTGGTGGCAAAGCTGTTGTGGAGAGTGTGCCTGCAGATAGCTTTTTG GTTCAAAGGAGAGAACCTGGACAGGAACAAGAGTATTTATTTTCGCATAGAGAACCTTGCCAAAAAGTACAATTGCACTTCTGCTCAACTAGCCCTAGCATGGGTTCTTGGACAGGGGGATGA
- the LOC102609456 gene encoding probable aldo-keto reductase 1 isoform X4 has translation MAEEKLQVPRVKLGTQGLEVSKLGLGCMNLSGGYSSPVSEEDGISMIKHAFSRGITFFDTADMYGQNANEILLGKAFKMLPREKVQIATKFGVVGLRDNGVIVKGTPDYVRSCCEASLKRLDVDYIDLYYQHRVDTSVPIEETIGEMKKLVEEGKIKYIGLSEASPDTIRRAHAVHPITAVQMEWSLWTRDIEEEIIPLCRELGIGIVPYSPLGHGFFGGKAVVESVPADSFLHFLPRFKGENLDRNKSIYFRIENLAKKYNCTSAQLALAWVLGQGDDVVPIPGTTKIKNLDDNIDSLRIKLTKEDLKEISDAVPIEEVAGDRDPEGFDKASWTFANTPPKDCKV, from the exons ATGGCAGAAGAGAAACTCCAAGTTCCAAGGGTGAAACTTGGTACCCAAGGCCTCGAG GTTTCAAAGTTGGGGCTTGGATGCATGAACCTGAGTGGAGGTTATAGCTCTCCAGTCTCAGAAGAGGATGGCATCTCAATGATAAAACATGCTTTCAGTAGAGGAATCACTTTCTTTGATACTGCTGATATGTACGGACAAAATGCTAATGAAATTCTTCTGGGAAAG GCCTTCAAGATGTTGCCCAGAGAAAAGGTACAAATAGCCACAAAGTTTGGGGTTGTAGGACTAAGAGATAATGGCGTGATCGTGAAGGGCACCCCTGATTACGTGCGCTCGTGTTGTGAAGCTAGCTTGAAGCGACTTGATGTGGATTACATTGATCTATATTATCAACATAGAGTGGACACATCAGTCCCCATAGAGGAAACC ATTGGCGAAATGAAGAAGCTGGTGGAAGAGGGTAAAATCAAGTACATTGGATTATCTGAGGCCAGCCCAGACACAATTAGGAGAGCACATGCTGTTCATCCCATCACAGCTGTACAAATGGAATGGTCCCTCTGGACTCGTGATATTGAGGAAGAGATAATACCCCTCTGCAG GGAACTCGGCATTGGAATAGTTCCATACAGTCCTCTTGGTCATGGATTTTTTGGTGGCAAAGCTGTTGTGGAGAGTGTGCCTGCAGATAGCTTTTTG CATTTTCTTCCTAGGTTCAAAGGAGAGAACCTGGACAGGAACAAGAGTATTTATTTTCGCATAGAGAACCTTGCCAAAAAGTACAATTGCACTTCTGCTCAACTAGCCCTAGCATGGGTTCTTGGACAGGGGGATGATGTCGTACCTATTCCCG GGACAACTAAGATTAAAAACCTTGATGACAATATTGACTCCTTGAGGATTAAACTTACAAAAGAGGATCTGAAAGAAATTTCTGACGCTGTGCCCATAGAAGAGGTAGCAGGAGACAGAGACCCGGAAGGCTTTGATAAAGCATCGTGGACGTTTGCAAACACACCTCCAAAAGACTGCAAGGTTTGA
- the LOC102609456 gene encoding probable aldo-keto reductase 1 isoform X2, translating into MAEEKLQVPRVKLGTQGLEVSKLGLGCMNLSGGYSSPVSEEDGISMIKHAFSRGITFFDTADMYGQNANEILLGKAFKMLPREKVQIATKFGVVGLRDNGVIVKGTPDYVRSCCEASLKRLDVDYIDLYYQHRVDTSVPIEETIGEMKKLVEEGKIKYIGLSEASPDTIRRAHAVHPITAVQMEWSLWTRDIEEEIIPLCRELGIGIVPYSPLGHGFFGGKAVVESVPADSFLHFLPRFKGENLDRNKSIYFRIENLAKKYNCTSAQLALAWVLGQGDDVVPIPGTTKIKNLDDNIDSLRIKLTKEDLKEISDAVPIEEVAGDRDPEGFDKASWKFANTPPKDCKV; encoded by the exons ATGGCAGAAGAGAAACTCCAAGTTCCAAGGGTGAAACTTGGTACCCAAGGCCTCGAG GTTTCAAAGTTGGGGCTTGGATGCATGAACCTGAGTGGAGGTTATAGCTCTCCAGTCTCAGAAGAGGATGGCATCTCAATGATAAAACATGCTTTCAGTAGAGGAATCACTTTCTTTGATACTGCTGATATGTACGGACAAAATGCTAATGAAATTCTTCTGGGAAAG GCCTTCAAGATGTTGCCCAGAGAAAAGGTACAAATAGCCACAAAGTTTGGGGTTGTAGGACTAAGAGATAATGGCGTGATCGTGAAGGGCACCCCTGATTACGTGCGCTCGTGTTGTGAAGCTAGCTTGAAGCGACTTGATGTGGATTACATTGATCTATATTATCAACATAGAGTGGACACATCAGTCCCCATAGAGGAAACC ATTGGCGAAATGAAGAAGCTGGTGGAAGAGGGTAAAATCAAGTACATTGGATTATCTGAGGCCAGCCCAGACACAATTAGGAGAGCACATGCTGTTCATCCCATCACAGCTGTACAAATGGAATGGTCCCTCTGGACTCGTGATATTGAGGAAGAGATAATACCCCTCTGCAG GGAACTCGGCATTGGAATAGTTCCATACAGTCCTCTTGGTCATGGATTTTTTGGTGGCAAAGCTGTTGTGGAGAGTGTGCCTGCAGATAGCTTTTTG CATTTTCTTCCTAGGTTCAAAGGAGAGAACCTGGACAGGAACAAGAGTATTTATTTTCGCATAGAGAACCTTGCCAAAAAGTACAATTGCACTTCTGCTCAACTAGCCCTAGCATGGGTTCTTGGACAGGGGGATGATGTCGTACCTATTCCCG GGACAACTAAGATTAAAAACCTTGATGACAATATTGACTCCTTGAGGATTAAACTTACTAAAGAGGATCTGAAAGAAATTTCTGACGCTGTGCCCATAGAAGAGGTAGCAGGAGACAGAGACCCGGAAGGCTTTGATAAAGCATCGTGGAAGTTTGCAAACACACCTCCAAAAGACTGCAAGGTTTGA
- the LOC102609456 gene encoding probable aldo-keto reductase 1 isoform X13 has translation MAEEKLQVPRVKLGTQGLEVSKLGLGCMNLSSGYSSPVSEEDGISMIKHAFSKGITFFDTADVYGQNANETLLGKIGEMKKLVEEGKIKYIGLSEASPDTIRRAHGVHPITAVQMEWSLWTRDIEEEIIPLCRELGIGIVPYSPLGRGFFGGKAVVESVPADSILHFFPRYKGENLDRNKNIYFRIENLAKKYKCTSAQLALAWVLGQGDDVVPIPGTTKIKNLDDNIDSLRIKLTKEDLKEISDAVPIEEVAGDRDPEGFDKASWTFANTPPKDCKV, from the exons ATGGCAGAAGAGAAACTCCAAGTTCCAAGAGTGAAACTTGGTACCCAAGGCCTCGAG GTTTCAAAGTTGGGGCTGGGATGCATGAACCTGAGTTCTGGTTATAGCTCTCCAGTCTCAGAAGAGGATGGCATCTCCATGATAAAACATGCTTTCAGTAAAGGAATCACTTTCTTTGATACTGCTGATGTGTACGGACAAAATGCTAATGAAACTCTTCTGGGAAAG ATTGGCGAAATGAAGAAGCTGGTGGAGGAGGGTAAAATCAAGTACATTGGTTTGTCTGAGGCTAGCCCAGACACAATTAGGAGAGCACATGGTGTTCATCCCATCACAGCTGTACAAATGGAATGGTCCCTCTGGACTCGTGATATCGAGGAAGAGATAATACCCCTCTGCAG GGAACTTGGCATTGGAATTGTTCCATACAGCCCTCTTGGTCGTGGGTTTTTCGGTGGCAAAGCTGTTGTGGAAAGTGTACCCGCAGATAGCATTTTG CATTTTTTTCCTCGGTACAAAGGAGAGAACCTGGACAGGAAcaagaatatttattttcgcATAGAGAATCTTGCCAAAAAGTACAAATGCACTTCTGCTCAACTAGCCCTAGCATGGGTTCTTGGACAGGGGGATGATGTCGTACCTATTCCTG GGACAACTAAGATTAAAAACCTTGATGACAATATTGACTCCTTGAGGATTAAACTTACAAAAGAGGATCTGAAAGAAATTTCTGACGCTGTGCCCATAGAAGAGGTAGCAGGAGACAGAGACCCGGAAGGCTTTGATAAAGCATCGTGGACGTTTGCAAACACACCTCCAAAAGACTGCAAGGTTTGA
- the LOC102609456 gene encoding probable aldo-keto reductase 1 isoform X7 yields the protein MAEEKLQVPRVKLGTQGLEVSKLGLGCMNLSSGYSSPVSEEDGISMIKHAFSKGITFFDTADVYGQNANETLLGKAFKMLPREKVQIATKFGVVGLRDNGVIVKGTPDYVRSCCEASLKRLDVDYIDLYYQHRVDTSVPIEETIGEMKKLVEEGKIKYIGLSEASPDTIRRAHGVHPITAVQMEWSLWTRDIEEEIIPLCRELGIGIVPYSPLGRGFFGGKAVVESVPADSILHFFPRYKGENLDRNKNIYFRIENLAKKYKCTSAQLALAWVLGQGDDVVPIPGTTKIKNLDDNIDSLRIKLTKEDLKEISDAVPIEEVAGDRDPEGFDKASWTFANTPPKDCKV from the exons ATGGCAGAAGAGAAACTCCAAGTTCCAAGAGTGAAACTTGGTACCCAAGGCCTCGAG GTTTCAAAGTTGGGGCTGGGATGCATGAACCTGAGTTCTGGTTATAGCTCTCCAGTCTCAGAAGAGGATGGCATCTCCATGATAAAACATGCTTTCAGTAAAGGAATCACTTTCTTTGATACTGCTGATGTGTACGGACAAAATGCTAATGAAACTCTTCTGGGAAAG GCCTTCAAGATGTTGCCCAGAGAAAAGGTACAAATAGCCACAAAGTTTGGGGTTGTAGGACTAAGAGATAATGGCGTGATCGTGAAGGGCACCCCTGATTACGTGCGCTCGTGTTGTGAAGCTAGCTTGAAGCGACTTGATGTGGATTACATTGATTTGTATTATCAACATAGAGTGGACACATCAGTCCCTATCGAAGAAACC ATTGGCGAAATGAAGAAGCTGGTGGAGGAGGGTAAAATCAAGTACATTGGTTTGTCTGAGGCTAGCCCAGACACAATTAGGAGAGCACATGGTGTTCATCCCATCACAGCTGTACAAATGGAATGGTCCCTCTGGACTCGTGATATCGAGGAAGAGATAATACCCCTCTGCAG GGAACTTGGCATTGGAATTGTTCCATACAGCCCTCTTGGTCGTGGGTTTTTCGGTGGCAAAGCTGTTGTGGAAAGTGTACCCGCAGATAGCATTTTG CATTTTTTTCCTCGGTACAAAGGAGAGAACCTGGACAGGAAcaagaatatttattttcgcATAGAGAATCTTGCCAAAAAGTACAAATGCACTTCTGCTCAACTAGCCCTAGCATGGGTTCTTGGACAGGGGGATGATGTCGTACCTATTCCTG GGACAACTAAGATTAAAAACCTTGATGACAATATTGACTCCTTGAGGATTAAACTTACAAAAGAGGATCTGAAAGAAATTTCTGACGCTGTGCCCATAGAAGAGGTAGCAGGAGACAGAGACCCGGAAGGCTTTGATAAAGCATCGTGGACGTTTGCAAACACACCTCCAAAAGACTGCAAGGTTTGA